The DNA window TCACGCCTTCAGGACTTACTTGGCAATACCCCCAGCTGATAACAGCCAGTTCCTGCCGTTCTTTTCCTTTTAGTTTCCATTTCATCACGCCTGTTTCCAATGTCGTGATCAAAGGCGCGTGACCAGGAAGAATATTTAGCTCTCCCTTAAATGCAGGAACAGTGACCTCTTCAACCTCTTGGCCTACGAGGATGCGCTTTTCCGGAGTCACGATCGTTAATTTAAACATATCTCGCCCTTTCAAGCGGCAGACGCTTTAGGCAGCCTGCCGATGGGAAGCGCAGGTATT is part of the Bdellovibrio sp. ArHS genome and encodes:
- the atpC gene encoding ATP synthase F1 subunit epsilon, with translation MFKLTIVTPEKRILVGQEVEEVTVPAFKGELNILPGHAPLITTLETGVMKWKLKGKERQELAVISWGYCQVSPEGVNILANIADLPEEIDLEMTKAYLAESEKKVMNELITDEDWTEFQREWARARAKIEVASQAKK